A genomic window from Streptomyces broussonetiae includes:
- a CDS encoding energy-coupling factor ABC transporter ATP-binding protein: protein MVPVTASLEVAGLAFAYPDGHQALFGVDFTVARGERVALLGPNGAGKTTLVLHLNGILGGGAGTVTAAGLPVGAQHMAAVRQKVGIVFQDPDDQLFMPTVREDVAFGPAAAGLKGAALEERVRQALERVGMQDFAHRPPHHLSFGQRRRVAVATVLAMEPEILVLDEPSSNLDPASRRELADILRSLDVTVLMVTHDLPYALELCPRSLILSDGVIAADGPTADLLTDEELMRAHRLELPFGFDPRAGAGARGRGPAPEPGRV from the coding sequence ATGGTTCCTGTGACAGCTTCGTTGGAAGTGGCCGGCCTGGCCTTCGCCTACCCCGACGGCCACCAGGCCCTGTTCGGCGTCGACTTCACCGTCGCGCGCGGCGAGCGGGTCGCGCTGCTCGGCCCGAACGGCGCCGGCAAGACCACCCTGGTCCTGCACCTCAACGGCATCCTGGGCGGCGGCGCGGGCACGGTGACGGCGGCCGGGCTGCCGGTCGGCGCCCAGCACATGGCCGCCGTCCGGCAGAAGGTCGGCATCGTCTTCCAGGACCCCGACGACCAGCTGTTCATGCCGACCGTCCGGGAGGACGTGGCCTTCGGTCCGGCCGCCGCCGGCCTCAAGGGCGCGGCCCTGGAGGAACGGGTACGGCAGGCCCTGGAGCGCGTCGGCATGCAGGACTTCGCCCACCGCCCGCCGCACCACCTGTCCTTCGGGCAGCGCCGCCGGGTCGCGGTGGCCACCGTGCTGGCGATGGAGCCGGAGATCCTCGTCCTGGACGAGCCCTCCTCCAACCTCGACCCGGCCTCCCGCCGCGAACTCGCCGACATCCTGCGCTCCCTGGACGTCACGGTCCTCATGGTCACCCACGACCTGCCCTACGCCCTGGAGCTGTGCCCGCGCTCCCTGATCCTCAGCGACGGAGTGATCGCGGCCGACGGCCCGACCGCCGACCTCCTCACCGACGAGGAGCTGATGCGCGCTCACCGGCTGGAGCTGCCGTTCGGGTTCGATCCGCGGGCGGGGGCCGGGGCGCGGGGGCGGGGGCCGGCGCCGGAGCCGGGGCGGGTGTGA
- a CDS encoding organic hydroperoxide resistance protein, translated as MTEDSAVDTRPTKIMYVAEATAHGGRNGYVTSQDGQLALQVAMPPQLGGDGKGTNPEQLFAAGYSSCFHNALILVGNRAGYDLTGSTVAAKVGIGPNKQRGYGLAVALSVSLPVLDADLAAELVDAAHEVCPYSNATRGNIDVTILLG; from the coding sequence ATGACCGAGGACTCCGCCGTCGACACCCGTCCGACGAAGATCATGTACGTCGCCGAGGCCACCGCCCACGGCGGCCGGAACGGCTATGTCACCAGTCAGGACGGCCAACTGGCACTGCAGGTCGCGATGCCCCCGCAGCTGGGCGGCGACGGCAAGGGCACCAACCCGGAGCAGCTGTTCGCGGCCGGCTACAGCTCCTGCTTCCACAACGCGCTGATCCTGGTCGGCAACCGCGCGGGCTACGACCTGACCGGCTCCACTGTGGCCGCGAAGGTCGGTATCGGCCCGAACAAGCAGCGCGGCTACGGCCTCGCGGTCGCCCTCAGCGTCTCCCTGCCGGTCCTGGACGCCGACCTCGCGGCCGAGCTGGTGGACGCGGCGCACGAGGTCTGCCCGTACTCCAACGCGACGCGCGGCAACATCGACGTAACGATTCTGCTGGGCTGA
- a CDS encoding NAD(P)-dependent oxidoreductase, with product MTDKPSVSVLGTGIMGAAMARNLCRAGLDVRVWNRTREKAEPLAAEGARVAGTPAEAVEGADVVLTMLYDGASVLDAMREAAPALRPGMVWAQCTTAGTDLVTDLAAVAREHGLVFYDAPVLGTRQPAEAGQLSVLAAGPQEGRETVRPVFDAVGAKTVWTGTDGAAGSASRLKLVANSWVLAATAAVGETLALSRALGVDPQGFFDLIEGGPLDMGYLRAKAALVLDGKLSPASFAVATAEKDARLIVQAGERGGVRLDVAAATAERFARAAAQGHADEDMAAAYFASFDERAE from the coding sequence ATGACCGACAAGCCGAGCGTCAGCGTTCTGGGCACCGGCATCATGGGGGCGGCCATGGCCCGCAACCTGTGCCGGGCCGGGCTCGACGTACGGGTCTGGAACCGGACGCGCGAGAAGGCCGAGCCGCTCGCCGCCGAGGGCGCCCGGGTGGCCGGCACGCCCGCCGAGGCCGTCGAAGGCGCGGACGTCGTCCTGACGATGCTCTACGACGGCGCCTCCGTCCTGGACGCCATGCGCGAGGCGGCTCCGGCGCTGCGCCCGGGCATGGTGTGGGCGCAGTGCACCACCGCGGGGACCGACCTGGTCACCGATCTGGCGGCGGTCGCCCGCGAGCACGGCCTCGTCTTCTACGACGCCCCGGTCCTCGGCACCCGCCAGCCCGCCGAGGCCGGCCAGCTGTCCGTGCTGGCCGCCGGGCCGCAGGAGGGGCGGGAGACGGTCCGGCCCGTCTTCGACGCGGTCGGCGCGAAGACCGTGTGGACCGGGACCGACGGCGCGGCGGGAAGTGCCAGCCGGCTGAAGCTGGTCGCCAACAGCTGGGTGCTCGCCGCCACCGCCGCGGTCGGCGAGACCCTCGCCCTGTCGCGGGCCCTCGGCGTGGATCCGCAGGGCTTCTTCGACCTCATCGAGGGCGGTCCGCTCGACATGGGCTACCTGCGGGCCAAGGCCGCGCTGGTGCTCGACGGCAAGCTGTCCCCCGCGTCGTTCGCGGTGGCCACCGCCGAGAAGGACGCCCGGCTGATCGTCCAGGCGGGCGAGCGCGGTGGTGTGCGGCTCGATGTCGCCGCCGCGACCGCCGAACGGTTCGCCCGCGCCGCCGCCCAGGGGCACGCCGACGAGGACATGGCCGCCGCGTACTTCGCCAGCTTCGACGAGCGGGCCGAGTAG
- the cbiQ gene encoding cobalt ECF transporter T component CbiQ, translating to MGAGHTHRLYRHGHSPVHALPPHTKLAAAFLFVVVVVSTPRTAMWSFALYAVLLAHVTHLARVPATLLLGRLLIEVPFVAFAVLMPFVAEGERVQVLGLSLSVSGLWGAWNVLAKGTLGVAASVLLAATTELRALVLGLQRLKLPPVLVQIASFMIRYGEVITDEMRRMRIARASRGFEARGVRHWGVLAKSAGALFIRSYERGERVHLAMVSRGYSPAATRRGGAPGTMPVIDEVTASRAQWSYALALPCAALVICLLGWFL from the coding sequence GTGGGCGCGGGACACACCCATCGGCTCTACCGTCACGGGCACTCGCCCGTGCACGCCCTGCCGCCGCACACCAAGCTCGCCGCCGCCTTCCTGTTCGTGGTGGTCGTGGTGTCCACCCCGCGCACGGCGATGTGGTCGTTCGCGCTGTACGCCGTCCTGCTCGCCCATGTCACGCACCTCGCGCGCGTGCCCGCCACCCTGCTGCTCGGACGGCTGCTGATCGAGGTGCCGTTCGTGGCGTTCGCGGTGCTCATGCCGTTCGTCGCGGAGGGCGAGCGGGTGCAGGTGCTGGGCCTCTCGCTCAGCGTGAGCGGGCTCTGGGGCGCCTGGAACGTGCTCGCCAAGGGCACGCTCGGCGTCGCCGCCTCCGTGCTGCTGGCCGCCACCACCGAACTGCGCGCCCTCGTGCTGGGTCTGCAGCGGCTGAAGCTCCCGCCCGTGCTGGTCCAGATCGCGTCCTTCATGATCCGTTACGGCGAAGTCATCACCGACGAGATGCGCCGGATGCGGATCGCCCGTGCGTCGCGCGGCTTCGAGGCGAGGGGCGTGCGCCACTGGGGCGTGCTCGCCAAGTCCGCCGGCGCGCTGTTCATCCGTTCCTACGAGCGTGGGGAGCGCGTGCACCTGGCCATGGTGAGCCGCGGATACTCCCCCGCTGCCACCCGTAGGGGCGGTGCCCCCGGCACCATGCCGGTCATCGACGAGGTGACCGCGTCCCGGGCGCAGTGGTCCTACGCCCTCGCGCTCCCCTGCGCCGCCCTCGTCATCTGCCTCCTGGGATGGTTCCTGTGA
- a CDS encoding MarR family winged helix-turn-helix transcriptional regulator translates to MGRVTPQDDRDDKGAAGSLLLDDQLCFALYAAQRAVTAAYRPLLDDLGLTYPQYLVLLVLWEHGETSVKELARALRLDYGTVSPLLKRLEGAGLVRRERAAGDERSVLIACTGRGAELKERAAHVPGALLTTTGLGAQEVVRLREELWGLTERATMVADRRRAY, encoded by the coding sequence ATGGGGCGCGTGACGCCTCAAGACGACCGAGACGACAAAGGGGCCGCCGGGTCGCTGCTGCTGGACGACCAGCTGTGCTTCGCGCTGTACGCCGCGCAGCGCGCCGTGACCGCCGCATACCGTCCGCTTCTGGACGACCTCGGGCTCACTTACCCCCAGTACCTGGTGCTGCTGGTCCTCTGGGAGCACGGCGAGACCAGCGTGAAGGAGCTGGCGCGCGCCCTGCGCCTGGACTACGGGACCGTCTCGCCGCTGCTCAAGCGGCTGGAGGGGGCGGGTCTGGTGCGCAGAGAGCGCGCGGCGGGCGACGAGCGCTCGGTGCTCATCGCCTGCACCGGGCGCGGAGCGGAACTCAAGGAGCGCGCAGCGCACGTTCCCGGCGCGCTGCTGACCACGACGGGGCTCGGCGCGCAGGAGGTCGTGCGGTTGCGCGAGGAGCTGTGGGGACTCACCGAGCGCGCCACCATGGTGGCCGACCGGCGCCGAGCGTACTGA
- a CDS encoding YbaK/EbsC family protein, giving the protein MTTTATAAGESAANPRFAEAMRALGLDDVLARTRRFPEATRTAAEAAEAIGCGLNQICKSLVFAADGVPVLVLMDGASRVDLERVREQLGAGKVTRADAGVVRDTTGYAIGGVPPFGHRTRTRVLADRSLLVHAEVWAAAGTPHAVFPIEPRALVSHAGAELVDVREQTA; this is encoded by the coding sequence ATGACGACGACCGCCACTGCTGCCGGAGAGTCCGCTGCCAACCCCCGATTCGCCGAAGCGATGCGTGCGCTCGGGCTGGACGACGTCCTCGCGCGCACCCGCCGGTTCCCGGAGGCCACCCGGACCGCCGCCGAGGCCGCCGAGGCGATCGGGTGCGGGCTGAACCAGATCTGCAAGTCGCTGGTCTTCGCCGCCGACGGCGTCCCGGTGCTCGTCCTGATGGACGGAGCCTCGCGCGTGGACCTGGAGCGGGTGCGTGAGCAACTGGGCGCGGGGAAGGTCACCCGGGCCGACGCCGGCGTCGTGCGGGACACCACCGGGTATGCCATCGGCGGCGTCCCGCCCTTCGGGCACCGCACGCGCACGCGAGTCCTCGCCGACCGCTCGCTGCTCGTCCACGCCGAGGTGTGGGCGGCGGCCGGCACGCCTCATGCCGTCTTCCCGATCGAGCCGCGGGCGCTGGTGTCCCATGCCGGTGCCGAACTGGTGGACGTGCGCGAGCAGACCGCGTGA
- a CDS encoding DUF1876 domain-containing protein, with amino-acid sequence MMHTAVGWHVELEFTEDDQHTRAVALVRLADGTEVRAHGRASRHSVDSNQPRVGEEIAGARALNELAMELLTKAHGEIDAASGRTSHPINV; translated from the coding sequence ATGATGCACACCGCTGTCGGATGGCATGTCGAGCTGGAGTTCACGGAGGACGATCAGCACACGCGCGCGGTGGCCCTGGTGCGCTTGGCCGACGGAACGGAGGTACGGGCGCACGGCCGGGCCAGCCGGCACAGCGTCGACTCCAACCAGCCCCGGGTCGGCGAGGAGATCGCCGGCGCGCGTGCTCTGAACGAACTGGCCATGGAACTGCTCACCAAGGCGCACGGAGAGATCGACGCGGCGTCCGGGCGGACCTCGCACCCGATCAACGTGTGA
- a CDS encoding MMPL family transporter yields the protein MATFLYKLGRLAFRRRHFVALIWVALLTLAGVGAASAPPAGSTSFSIPGTEAQKAFDLLEQRFPGMSADGATARVVFKAPAGEKMTDKLNKATVEKTVKELGGGSEVVSVADPYAGHAVSKNGEIAYASVKYRVSGMELKASSKNSLKEAAQQARDAGLSVEVGGDALTATPETGSSEVIGIVIAAVVLVITFGSLLAAGFPLLTALIGVGIGVSTITALASALDLGTTTSTLASMIGLAVGIDYALFIVSRYRAELAEGREREEAAGRAVGTAGSAVVFAGLTVVIALVGLSVVNIPMLTKMGIAAAGTVAIAVLIALTLIPALLGYAGRKVKPAGQKSKLLGGGRTPKKPGRPNMGTRWASFVVRRPVAVLLLGVIGLGAAAVPAASLELGLPDDGSQPTSTTQRRAYDLLSEGFGPGFNGPLMVVVDAKGSHDPKAAFTKVGDEIKGLKDVVTVTPAVANKAGDTATITVVPGSKPSSRTTEDLVHTIRDKGADVAKETDSKILVTGSTAMNIDVSQKLNDALLPYLALVVGLAFLLLIVVFRSILVPLKAALGFLLSVTAALGAVVAVFQWGWLSGLFNVSETGPVMSMMPIFMVGVVFGLAMDYEVFLVTRMREAYVHGEKPTQAVVTGFRHGARVVTAAAIIMMAVFSGFIGSSESMIKMIGFGLAIAVFFDAFIVRMAIVPAVLALLGKRAWWLPKWLDRALPNVDVEGEGLRSQSSADGKDADPDGERELVRA from the coding sequence GTGGCCACGTTTCTGTACAAACTGGGCCGTCTCGCCTTCCGGCGACGGCACTTCGTCGCCCTGATATGGGTGGCGCTGCTGACCCTCGCCGGGGTCGGCGCCGCCTCCGCGCCGCCCGCCGGCAGCACCTCCTTCTCCATCCCCGGCACCGAGGCGCAGAAAGCGTTCGACCTGCTCGAACAGCGCTTCCCCGGGATGAGCGCCGACGGCGCCACCGCGCGCGTCGTCTTCAAGGCGCCGGCCGGCGAGAAGATGACCGACAAGCTCAACAAGGCGACCGTCGAGAAGACCGTCAAGGAGCTGGGCGGCGGCTCCGAGGTCGTCTCCGTCGCCGACCCCTACGCCGGGCACGCCGTCAGCAAGAACGGCGAGATCGCCTACGCCTCGGTGAAGTACAGGGTCTCCGGCATGGAGCTGAAGGCCTCCTCCAAGAACAGCCTGAAGGAGGCCGCACAGCAGGCGCGCGACGCCGGGCTGAGCGTCGAGGTCGGCGGTGACGCACTGACCGCGACCCCGGAGACCGGCTCCAGCGAGGTCATCGGCATCGTCATCGCCGCGGTCGTCCTCGTCATCACCTTCGGCTCGCTGCTCGCGGCCGGATTCCCGCTGCTCACCGCGCTCATCGGCGTCGGTATCGGCGTGTCCACGATCACGGCGCTCGCCAGCGCCCTGGACCTGGGCACCACGACCTCCACACTGGCCTCGATGATCGGCCTCGCCGTCGGCATCGACTACGCCCTCTTCATCGTCTCCCGCTACCGCGCCGAACTGGCCGAGGGCCGCGAACGCGAGGAGGCGGCCGGGCGGGCCGTGGGCACGGCGGGCTCCGCGGTGGTCTTCGCGGGCCTGACCGTCGTCATCGCCCTGGTCGGCCTGTCGGTCGTCAACATCCCGATGCTGACCAAGATGGGCATCGCGGCGGCGGGCACGGTCGCCATCGCCGTCCTGATCGCGCTCACGCTGATCCCGGCGCTGCTCGGCTACGCCGGCCGCAAGGTCAAGCCCGCGGGCCAGAAGAGCAAGCTGCTCGGCGGCGGCCGTACGCCCAAGAAGCCGGGCCGGCCCAACATGGGTACCCGCTGGGCGAGCTTCGTCGTACGGCGGCCCGTCGCGGTCCTGCTGCTCGGCGTGATCGGCCTCGGTGCCGCTGCGGTCCCGGCCGCCTCGCTCGAGCTGGGCCTCCCGGACGACGGCTCCCAGCCGACCTCCACCACCCAGCGCCGCGCCTACGACCTGCTCTCCGAGGGCTTCGGACCGGGCTTCAACGGCCCGCTGATGGTCGTCGTCGACGCCAAGGGCAGCCATGACCCCAAGGCCGCCTTCACCAAGGTCGGCGACGAGATCAAGGGCCTGAAGGACGTCGTCACGGTCACCCCGGCCGTGGCCAACAAGGCCGGCGACACCGCGACCATCACGGTCGTCCCCGGGTCCAAGCCGTCCTCCAGGACGACCGAGGACCTGGTGCACACCATCCGCGACAAGGGCGCGGACGTCGCCAAGGAGACCGACTCCAAGATCCTGGTCACGGGCTCGACGGCGATGAACATCGACGTCTCGCAGAAGCTGAACGACGCGCTGCTGCCGTATCTGGCACTCGTGGTCGGCCTCGCCTTCCTGCTCCTGATCGTGGTCTTCCGCTCGATCCTCGTCCCGCTGAAGGCGGCCCTCGGCTTCCTGCTCAGCGTGACGGCGGCCCTCGGCGCAGTGGTGGCGGTCTTCCAGTGGGGCTGGCTGTCCGGCCTGTTCAACGTCTCCGAGACCGGCCCGGTCATGTCGATGATGCCGATCTTCATGGTGGGCGTCGTCTTCGGTCTCGCCATGGACTACGAGGTCTTCCTCGTCACCCGGATGCGGGAGGCGTACGTCCACGGCGAGAAGCCGACCCAGGCCGTGGTCACCGGCTTCCGGCACGGGGCGCGGGTCGTGACGGCCGCCGCGATCATCATGATGGCCGTCTTCTCCGGCTTCATCGGCTCCAGCGAGTCGATGATCAAGATGATCGGCTTCGGCCTCGCGATCGCCGTCTTCTTCGACGCGTTCATCGTCCGCATGGCGATCGTCCCGGCGGTGCTCGCCCTGCTCGGCAAGCGGGCCTGGTGGCTGCCCAAGTGGCTCGACCGCGCGCTGCCGAACGTCGACGTCGAGGGTGAGGGCCTGCGCTCGCAGTCCTCCGCGGACGGCAAGGACGCCGACCCGGACGGCGAGCGGGAGCTGGTACGCGCGTGA
- a CDS encoding energy-coupling factor ABC transporter permease: MHVPDGFIDAPTSAVTAVVAAGALAVSLRGARHELDEKTAPLGGLVAAFLFAVQMLNFPVAAGTSGHLLGGALAAILVGPYTAVLCVSVVLLLQGVLFADGGLTALGVNITDMAVVTTVVSYAVFRALLAVLPRKRRSVTVASFVAALVSVPAAAVAFTLIYAVGGTTDVSLGKVATAMIGVHVLIGIGEAVITALTVSAVIAVRPDLVHGARGLRQRLTLRVNGALVDAPAPTAPVAVRTSRRALWVTGLVSSVVLAGFVSFYASANPDGLEKVAHDKGIDQKEEEHAAAGSPLADYGVKDVSDARLSGGLAGVIGVGVTVVAGSAVFWAVRRRRDDEVSPVSTAGTGL; encoded by the coding sequence GTGCATGTACCTGACGGATTCATCGACGCCCCGACCTCCGCGGTCACCGCAGTGGTCGCCGCCGGCGCGCTCGCGGTGAGCCTGCGCGGCGCCCGCCATGAGCTGGACGAGAAGACGGCCCCGCTGGGCGGTCTGGTGGCGGCGTTCCTCTTCGCCGTCCAGATGCTCAACTTCCCCGTGGCCGCCGGAACCAGCGGCCACCTGCTGGGCGGAGCGCTCGCCGCGATCCTGGTCGGCCCGTACACGGCCGTGCTGTGCGTGTCCGTGGTGCTGCTCCTGCAGGGCGTGCTGTTCGCGGACGGCGGGCTCACCGCCCTCGGCGTGAACATCACCGACATGGCCGTCGTCACCACGGTCGTGTCGTACGCCGTCTTCCGCGCCCTGCTCGCCGTGCTGCCCCGCAAGCGGCGCTCGGTGACCGTCGCCTCCTTCGTCGCCGCACTGGTCTCCGTGCCCGCCGCCGCCGTCGCCTTCACACTGATCTACGCGGTCGGCGGCACCACCGACGTCTCCCTCGGCAAGGTGGCGACCGCGATGATCGGCGTCCACGTCCTGATCGGCATCGGCGAAGCGGTGATCACCGCGCTCACGGTGAGCGCCGTCATCGCCGTACGTCCCGACCTGGTGCACGGCGCGCGCGGCCTGCGGCAGCGGCTCACGTTGCGCGTGAACGGCGCTCTGGTCGACGCGCCGGCGCCCACGGCACCCGTGGCGGTGCGCACCTCACGGCGGGCGCTGTGGGTGACGGGCCTGGTCTCCTCCGTCGTCCTCGCCGGCTTCGTCAGCTTCTACGCCTCCGCGAACCCCGACGGCCTGGAGAAGGTCGCGCACGACAAGGGGATCGACCAGAAGGAGGAGGAGCACGCCGCCGCCGGCTCCCCGCTCGCCGACTACGGCGTCAAGGACGTCTCCGACGCCCGGTTGTCCGGCGGTCTCGCGGGCGTGATCGGTGTCGGGGTCACGGTCGTGGCGGGCAGCGCGGTGTTCTGGGCGGTGCGCCGGCGCCGCGACGACGAGGTCTCCCCCGTGTCGACAGCTGGCACGGGCCTCTGA
- a CDS encoding serine hydrolase domain-containing protein: MDVNGTVAEGFEPVGEAFAANFALLGERGAAVAVYREGHKIVDLWAGTRDVDGAAGVDGAAGAAPWEAGTAQIVRSATKGVAAAALLLLHQRGELDLDAPVGTYWPQYKAAGKEHTLVRHLLAHRAGIPVLDRPLTPAEAADPELGAAAVAAQPPVWEPGKDHGYHAQTYSWLTGELVRRVTGRPVGEWIADEIAGPVGADLWLGLPDSQHARVGRVGPVEAPEAAGVLKTRPKRAVAEAYADPDSLTRRAFAAITPLPDENDPAYRAAALPASNGIATADGLARFYASLIGDVDGGTRLFTPETAELARAERSAGPDRVLVVGTRFGLGYMLHGSASPLLSPGSFGHPGRGGALAFADPETGISFGYVTNGFRQSVTADPRAQALVRALRTALA, translated from the coding sequence GTGGACGTGAACGGCACTGTGGCCGAGGGCTTCGAGCCGGTCGGTGAGGCGTTCGCCGCGAACTTCGCGCTGCTCGGGGAGCGCGGCGCCGCGGTGGCCGTGTACCGCGAGGGCCACAAGATCGTCGACCTGTGGGCCGGTACCAGGGATGTCGATGGTGCGGCCGGTGTGGACGGTGCGGCCGGGGCGGCTCCCTGGGAGGCGGGCACGGCGCAGATCGTGCGCTCCGCGACCAAGGGCGTCGCCGCCGCCGCGCTCCTGCTCCTGCACCAGCGCGGCGAACTGGACCTGGACGCCCCGGTCGGCACGTACTGGCCCCAGTACAAGGCGGCCGGCAAGGAGCACACCCTCGTCCGGCACCTGCTCGCCCACCGCGCGGGCATACCCGTGCTGGACCGCCCCCTGACCCCGGCCGAGGCCGCCGACCCCGAGCTGGGCGCCGCGGCGGTCGCCGCGCAGCCGCCGGTGTGGGAGCCGGGCAAGGACCACGGCTACCACGCCCAGACCTACAGCTGGCTCACCGGCGAACTCGTCCGGCGGGTCACCGGCCGCCCGGTCGGCGAGTGGATCGCGGACGAGATCGCGGGACCCGTCGGCGCGGATCTGTGGCTCGGCCTGCCGGATTCGCAGCACGCGCGCGTGGGCCGTGTCGGGCCGGTCGAGGCGCCGGAGGCCGCGGGCGTGCTCAAGACCCGCCCCAAGCGCGCGGTGGCCGAGGCCTACGCCGACCCGGACTCCCTGACCCGGCGCGCGTTCGCGGCGATCACCCCGCTTCCCGACGAGAACGACCCCGCCTACCGCGCGGCCGCCCTGCCCGCCTCCAACGGCATCGCCACCGCCGACGGGCTGGCCCGCTTCTACGCCTCGCTCATCGGCGACGTGGACGGCGGCACACGCCTGTTCACCCCGGAGACGGCCGAGCTGGCCCGCGCGGAGCGGTCCGCCGGACCGGACCGGGTCCTGGTGGTGGGCACCCGGTTCGGCCTCGGTTACATGCTCCACGGCAGCGCGTCCCCGCTGCTCTCCCCCGGGTCATTCGGCCACCCGGGCCGGGGTGGCGCCCTCGCGTTCGCCGACCCGGAGACCGGCATCTCCTTCGGCTATGTCACCAACGGTTTCAGGCAGAGCGTGACGGCGGACCCGAGGGCGCAGGCACTGGTACGGGCGCTGCGCACGGCGCTCGCCTAG
- a CDS encoding TetR/AcrR family transcriptional regulator has product MTEVVATARRSRITPEREAELYEAVLDLLREVGYDALTMDAVAARTKSSKATLYRQWGGKAELVAKAVRHNKPGGMALDEIDTGSLKGDLHALTMRSDDCEMEQNSALMRGLAMAVHSNPDLLRAFREHLIEPEMATFRRVVQRAVDRGEVRADNPAIEFMMHMMLGGFAARTMLDELPPTQAFLMSYIDAVVLPALGIPTD; this is encoded by the coding sequence ATGACCGAGGTCGTCGCAACGGCGCGTCGCAGTCGGATCACGCCCGAGCGTGAGGCCGAGCTGTACGAGGCCGTGCTCGACCTGCTCCGGGAAGTCGGCTACGACGCCCTCACCATGGACGCCGTTGCCGCTCGCACCAAGTCCAGTAAGGCGACGCTCTACCGCCAGTGGGGCGGCAAGGCCGAGCTGGTCGCGAAGGCGGTGCGGCACAACAAGCCGGGGGGCATGGCGCTCGACGAGATCGACACCGGGTCGCTCAAGGGCGATCTGCACGCTCTCACCATGCGTTCCGACGACTGCGAGATGGAGCAGAACTCCGCGCTGATGCGGGGTCTGGCCATGGCGGTGCACAGCAATCCGGACCTCCTGCGGGCGTTCCGGGAGCATCTCATCGAGCCGGAGATGGCGACGTTCCGTCGTGTCGTGCAGCGGGCCGTCGACCGGGGTGAGGTCCGTGCGGACAACCCGGCGATCGAGTTCATGATGCACATGATGCTGGGCGGGTTCGCCGCCCGGACGATGCTCGACGAGCTGCCGCCGACGCAGGCCTTCCTCATGTCGTACATCGACGCCGTGGTCCTCCCCGCCCTCGGCATCCCCACCGACTGA